The following are encoded in a window of Castanea sativa cultivar Marrone di Chiusa Pesio chromosome 5, ASM4071231v1 genomic DNA:
- the LOC142634943 gene encoding uncharacterized protein LOC142634943, whose amino-acid sequence MKLLSWNCQGLGNPWIVRSLHNLVKDQAPTVCFLMETRIDREGFMHFCRDLAYPNKLIIKKPDSGGGLALIWKEEVRLEVINYTDNHVLAKVVEDDGFQWFLTGFYGWPETNQKHKSWALLRHISSLVNGPWCCVGDFNAFLHSSEKLGIHPPPVKQMEEFGSALEACRLMDLGFHGYKFTWNNKRTGAANTRERLDRVVANKEWTDMFSASTVSHKFSHASDHLPIFLQTGRDTRFHGRIARGFKFEEVWLLDEDCEKVVGDAWDRMGCGGLSMASVSAKIKQCGDELHAWGSSRTNPQVAEIKRLKKVLERLNESDQNEETRSDFVAASKQLDDLLLKQEIFWAQRSRLSWLKSGDKNTKFFHSKASQRRRRNFIEGIKNSEGVWVDEIEDVAEEEVHVISQVLELYGVASGQCINLEKSSVFFSSNTTEVQRGWITAALGVKEVDKFESYLGLPTLIGRSKYQAFSFLKERVWKKIQGWKGKLLSKAGKEVLIKAVAQSIPTYTMGVFQLPEKLCHELNMMCARFWWGQCGDDKKIHWKSWDSLVQPKKEGGMSFKDIRSFNLAMLAKQGWRMLTDHNSLLYRCFKAKYFPRCTFLEAVDHPHSSYVWKSLIAAQPILRKGCCWRVGTGSSIQVLSDKWIPNHPTNKILVPPNEIDESWHVSELIDWANFQWNRGFIDAVFNRHDAQAIFRIPLSRRCVPNVMVWLHNKNGRYSVKSGYHTARILMKEASRKGEGSNMMSSSKVWARIWQLHIPNKIKVFAWQMLHNILPTYDRLRQRRILENDMCPICNRFPETTIHALWECGAAQDVWDGCAHRILQKGLTDQADIIHLFENIMQKASEDVLEFFLVQGWLIWHQRNRVVHGGRLQEPGRLNVRASNFLEEYKEAQSQLAVPVTIGHSQVMAATKV is encoded by the exons ATGAAACTACTAAGTTGGAACTgccaagggcttgggaacccttggATAGTTCGAAGCCTCCACAATTTAGTGAAGGATCAAGCTCCCACTGTATGTTTCCTTATGGAAACAAGAATTGATAGAGAAGGTTTTATGCATTTTTGTCGAGACTTAGCTTATCCGAATAAATTGATTATTAAGAAGCCTGATTCTGGTGGAGGGTTAGCATTGATTTGGAAAGAGGAGGTTCGGTTAGAGGTGATTAACTATACAGACAATCATGTCTTGGCGAAAGTGGTAGAGGATGATGGTTTTCAATGGTTTTTAACAGGATTTTATGGTTGGCCAGAAACAAATCAAAAGCACAAATCCTGGGCTCTTTTAAGGCATATCTCTTCGTTGGTGAATGGTCCATGGTGCTGTGTTGGTGATTTTAATGCATTTTTACACTCGTCGGAGAAGTTGGGTATTCACCCGCCACCAGTAAAACAGATGGAGGAGTTCGGGAGTGCTTTGGAGGCTTGTCGCCTGATGGATTTGGGATTTCATGGATATAAATTTACTTGGAATAACAAGCGTACAGGTGCAGCAAATACTAGAGAAAGACTTGATCGAGTGGTTGCGAATAAGGAGTGGACTGATATGTTTTCGGCAAGCACTGTGTCTCATAAATTCTCACATGCTTCAGACCACTTgccaatatttttacaaaccgGGAGGGATACCAGGTTTCATGGGAGGATTGCACGGGGTTTTAAATTTGAAGAAGTGTGGTTGTTAGATGAGGATTGTGAGAAGGTGGTTGGAGATGCATGGGACCGAATGGGGTGTGGAGGTTTGTCAATGGCCAGTGTTAGTGCAAAAATAAAGCAATGTGGGGATGAGTTACATGCGTGGGGTTCATCTAGGACAAATCCTCAGGTGGccgaaattaaaagattaaagaagGTGCTTGAGAGGTTAAATGAAAGTGATCAAAATGAGGAAACCAGGTCTGACTTTGTAGCAGCCAGTAAACAGCTTGATGATCTTCTTCTTAAGCAAGAAATTTTTTGGGCACAACGCTCTCGGTTGTCTTGGCTAAAGTCTGGGGATAAAAACACTAAATTTTTTCACTCAAAGGCTTCGCAACGGCGTCGTAGGAATTTTATAGAGGGCATTAAAAATTCTGAAGGGGTGTGGGTTGATGAGATTGAGGATGTAGCGGAG GAGGAAGTGCATGTGATCTCTCAAGTCTTAGAATTGTATGGCGTGGCTTCTGGCCAATGCATCAATTTAGAAAAGTCCTCCGTGTTTTTTAGTAGCAATACAACAGAGGTACAAAGAGGTTGGATAACCGCTGCATTGGGAGTGAAGGAGGTGGACAAATTTGAATCCTATCTGGGATTACCCACATTGATTGGCAGATCAAAATATCAAgctttctcttttctcaaagAGAGGGTTTGGAAGAAGATTCAAGGGTGGAAAGGGAAGTTGTTATCTAAAGCTGGGAAGGAAGTCCTCATCAAAGCTGTGGCTCAATCAATTCCTACATATACGATGGGAGTTTTTCAACTTCCAGAAAAACTTTGTCATGAATTAAATATGATGTGTGCGaggttttggtggggtcaaTGTGGGGATGATAAGAAAATTCATTGGAAGAGTTGGGATTCACTTGTTCAGCCAAAAAAGGAGGGAGGTATGAGTTTTAAAGACATTCGAAGTTTTAATCTAGCAATGTTGGCAAAGCAAGGGTGGAGAATGTTGACTGATCACAACTCTCTTCTCTATCGATGCTTTAAGGCTAAATATTTCCCTCGTTGCACCTTTTTGGAGGCGGTTGATCATCCACACAGCTCCTATGTTTGGAAGAGCTTAATTGCAGCTCAGCCGATTTTGAGAAAAGGATGTTGCTGGCGTGTGGGCACGGGCTCTTCTATTCAGGTTTTGTCAGACAAGTGGATTCCAAACCACCCAACTAATAAAATTCTGGTTCCACCCAATGAAATAGATGAAAGTTGGCATGTGTCGGAGTTGATAGATTGGGCAAACTTTCAATGGAATCGTGGCTTCATAGATGCGGTTTTTAACAGGCATGATGCTCAGGCTATTTTTCGGATTCCTCTAAGTCGACGGTGTGTACCAAATGTGATGGTTTGGCTTCACAATAAAAATGGAAGATACTCAGTGAAGTCTGGTTATCATACGGCAAGGATTTTGATGAAAGAGGCAAGCCGGAAGGGAGAAGGGTCCAATATGATGTCTAGCAGCAAAGTTTGGGCAAGAATTTGGCAGCTTCACATCCCAAATAAGATTAAAGTCTTTGCGTGGCAAATGCTTCACAATATTCTTCCTACTTATGATAGATTACGGCAGCGGCGAATTTTAGAGAATGATATGTGCCCCATTTGTAACCGATTTCCTGAAACTACAATACATGCGCTATGGGAGTGTGGAGCTGCTCAGGATGTGTGGGATGGATGTGCACACCGAATATTGCAGAAAGGGCTGACCGATCAGGCTGatataatacatttatttgaGAATATTATGCAAAAGGCTTCTGAGGACGTGCTTGAGTTTTTCTTGGTGCAAGGGTGGCTAATTTGGCATCAACGTAATCGGGTTGTGCATGGAGGTAGGTTGCAGGAACCGGGTAGGTTGAATGTGCGGGCTAGCAACTTTTTAGAGGAGTATAAGGAGGCACAGTCACAATTAGCGGTCCCTGTTACTATTGGTCACTCACAAGTCATGGCCGCCACGAAGGTATGA